One Kribbella sp. NBC_00662 genomic region harbors:
- a CDS encoding transporter substrate-binding domain-containing protein codes for MTVAADLAPTGVLRASINLGNPVLANGTPDAPGGVTVDIARELAKRLELPLELVCFDAARKSFEAMTTGQADICFLAIDPARAEEVAFTAPYVVIEGVYAVPRDSALATVADVDADGVRIGVKQGSAYDLYLTRTLQQATVVRGEEGVDVFRAEGLEAAAGIRQPITQYVAEHPDLRLIDERFMQIQQAVGTAKSKHPETVAYLHEVIENLKASGLIAASLAASGQADAMVAPPA; via the coding sequence ATGACTGTTGCTGCCGATCTCGCGCCGACCGGCGTGCTGCGGGCCTCCATCAATCTCGGCAATCCGGTGCTGGCGAACGGTACGCCGGACGCACCTGGCGGCGTCACCGTCGACATCGCCCGCGAGCTGGCGAAGCGCCTGGAGTTGCCGCTCGAGCTGGTGTGCTTCGACGCGGCGCGGAAGTCGTTCGAGGCGATGACGACCGGGCAGGCGGACATCTGCTTCCTCGCGATCGACCCGGCGCGCGCGGAGGAGGTCGCCTTCACCGCGCCGTACGTCGTGATCGAGGGCGTGTACGCCGTCCCGCGGGACTCGGCGCTCGCCACGGTCGCCGACGTGGACGCCGACGGTGTGCGGATCGGGGTGAAGCAGGGCTCGGCGTACGACCTCTACCTGACCAGAACGTTGCAGCAGGCAACGGTCGTGCGCGGCGAGGAGGGCGTGGACGTGTTCCGGGCCGAGGGGCTCGAGGCGGCGGCCGGGATCCGGCAGCCGATCACGCAGTACGTCGCCGAACACCCCGACCTCCGCCTGATCGACGAGCGCTTCATGCAGATCCAGCAGGCCGTCGGTACGGCGAAGTCGAAGCACCCCGAGACCGTCGCCTACCTCCACGAGGTGATCGAGAACCTGAAGGCCTCGGGTCTCATCGCCGCCTCGCTTGCCGCCTCCGGTCAGGCGGACGCCATGGTCGCCCCGCCTGCCTGA